A stretch of the Lactuca sativa cultivar Salinas chromosome 9, Lsat_Salinas_v11, whole genome shotgun sequence genome encodes the following:
- the LOC111896847 gene encoding xylan O-acetyltransferase 1 produces the protein MYNRKNNHLSVSIVLLSLFLIGIIFYDEDIKSLTQFPFSTPNSQKIQSHENPLPESNINEQQSSKLSAMVEDDEDMEFPPESCDIFDGNWVFDDLTRPLYREEECEFLTEQVTCLKNGRQESMYQKWRWQPKDCNLPKFRGKLLVEKLKNKRLMFVGDSLNRNQWESMVCMVQSVVSSGRKSLIRTGSFSIFRIEDYNATVEFYWAPFLVESNSDDPRKHSILDRIIMPKSINIHGQNWKNVDYLVFNTYIWWMNTRNMKVLRGSFDEGAIEYDEIERPLAYARVLKTWAEWIDKNINPNRTTIFFNSMSPIHMNLDWDNPHDTNCAKETSPILNVSTPPNVGTDRRLFTVTTDVIQSMKLPVNLINITTLSEYRKDAHTSIYTIRQGKLLTPKQKANPDVYADCIHWCLPGLPDTWNEFLYTLIISHL, from the exons ATGTATAACCGCAAAAATAACCACCTCTCTGTTTCCATCGTCCTCCTCTCTCTCTTCCTCATCGGAATCATCTTCTACGATGAAGATATCAAATCCTTAACACAATTCCCCTTCTCTACCCCTAATTCTCAGAAAATCCAATCACATGAAAACCCACTTCCAGAGTCGAACATCAATGAGCAACAGAGCTCAAAACTGTCGGCAATGGTGGAAGACGATGAAGACATGGAATTCCCACCAGAAAGCTGCGATATTTTCGATGGGAATTGGGTTTTTGATGATTTGACACGCCCTTTGTATAGAGAAGAGGAGTGTGAGTTTCTGACTGAACAGGTTACGTGTTTGAAAAATGGGAGACAAGAATCTATGTATCAGAAGTGGAGGTGGCAACCTAAAGACTGTAATTTGCCAAA GTTTAGAGGGAAATTGTTGGTGGAGAAATTGAAGAACAAGAGGCTTATGTTCGTTGGAGATTCGTTGAATAGAAATCAATGGGAATCAATGGTGTGTATGGTTCAATCGGTTGTTAGTTCAGGAAGAAAAAGCTTGATCAGAACTGGGTCTTTCTCCATTTTCAGAATCGag GATTATAATGCCACGGTGGAATTTTACTGGGCCCCATTTCTGGTAGAATCAAACTCGGATGATCCAAGGAAACATAGCATATTAGACAGAATCATCATGCCTAAATCAATCAATATCCATGGTCAAAATTGGAAAAATGTTGACTATTTGGTCTTCAACACATATATTTGGTGGATGAACACAAGAaacatgaaagtgtt GAGAGGATCGTTTGATGAAGGAGCAATTGAGTATGATGAAATCGAGAGGCCTTTAGCATATGCACGAGTGTTGAAGACATGGGCCGAATGGATTGataaaaacataaaccctaatcgtACAACAATCTTCTTCAATAGCATGTCCCCTATCCATATGAA TTTGGACTGGGACAACCCTCATGACACCAATTGTGCAAAAGAAACGAGTCCGATCTTAAACGTGTCCACGCCACCAAACGTAGGCACAGACCGCCGACTTTTTACTGTTACAACCGATGTGATTCAATCAATGAAACTCCCGGTGAACCTCATCAACATAACTACTCTTTCAGAGTATCGAAAAGATGCACACACCTCAATCTACACCATACGACAAGGAAAATTATTAACCCCGAAACAAAAAGCAAATCCTGATGTTTATGCAGACTGTATCCATTGGTGCTTACCTGGATTACCTGACACGTGGAATGAGTTTCTTTACACACTTATCATTTCTCACTTGTGA